The Diadema setosum chromosome 4, eeDiaSeto1, whole genome shotgun sequence genome window below encodes:
- the LOC140227772 gene encoding beta-1,3-galactosyltransferase 1-like, which produces MPESDESHPFCPDRNGYVIDSGAGNELTEVIKDPSVAPKAQELLRHLAHERDWTFVIDNAYTDTEFVKRPCAFRAMVTMNGPEGRDGLVQAWTNHTRRLRECINPDLDLVLPSNVDNRLYLQRVLAAKFDNYDICHDKFRGIFIIALVNTPPEAGETRKAIRSTWCKQRIILGMFIRCVFVMGVSRHDSQKMRDRLRQEFVQYGDIVQGNFVDSYKNLTLKLILGLKWVTKYCSHATYVYKGDADVFVNFRNIVSLLVSLRNRNESLDKFYIGLLQSASIRFSPSIPEHRLYSRYHVPDTMYYGRFYPPYCSGGSYVISADVVPQLIQEALTTVIINIEDAFVGILAKKIGVTPVDHQGFRNYGGKHDVCSLRNAMTVHGVGKSELIKLWRVYTDKNVVCKFNFS; this is translated from the coding sequence ATGCCAGAATCAGATGAGAGTCATCCTTTTTGTCCTGATAGAAATGGATATGTGATAGACAGTGGTGCGGGAAACGAATTGACTGAGGTGATCAAAGATCCCTCGGTAGCCCCCAAAGCCCAGGAACTTTTGCGACACTTAGCGCACGAAAGAGATTGGACATTTGTCATCGACAACGCCTACACTGACACCGAGTTCGTGAAACGCCCATGTGCATTTAGAGCTATGGTGACCATGAACGGACCTGAGGGTCGAGATGGACTCGTGCAAGCTTGGACCAATCACACTCGTCGGCTTCGGGAGTGTATCAACCCTGACCTGGACCTCGTCCTGCCCTCCAACGTTGACAACCGTCTCTATCTGCAAAGGGTTCTTGCCGCCAAGTTTGATAACTATGACATCTGCCACGACAAGTTTAGGGGCATCTTCATCATTGCCTTGGTCAACACTCCACCGGAAGCAGGAgaaacgcgaaaagctatcagAAGCACGTGGTGCAAACAGCGCATCATTCTCGGTATGTTTATTCGGTGTGTGTTTGTCATGGGAGTCTCGCGACACGACTCGCAGAAGATGAGAGACCGACTCCGACAGGAATTTGTCCAATACGGGGACATCGTCCAAGGAAATTTCGTCGATTCTTACAAAAACCTCACTCTCAAGTTGATACTAGGATTGAAATGGGTGACGAAGTATTGCTCACATGCCACCTATGTCTACAAGGGCGATGCAGACGTGTTTGTCAACTTTAGGAACATCGTCTCTCTATTGGTATCACTAAGGAATCGAAATGAAAGTTTAGATAAATTTTATATTGGCTTATTGCAATCTGCCAGTATCCGTTTTTCTCCGAGTATACCAGAACACCGTTTGTACTCGAGGTACCATGTTCCCGACACCATGTATTACGGGCGCTTCTACCCACCCTATTGTAGCGGAGGCAGTTACGTAATATCCGCCGATGTCGTGCCACAACTTATTCAGGAAGCCTTGACAACCGTCATCATTAACATCGAAGATGCTTTCGTGGGGATTTTAGCGAAGAAAATCGGAGTGACCCCCGTTGATCATCAAGGCTTTAGGAACTATGGCGGAAAGCATGATGTATGTTCCCTAAGAAATGCTATGACTGTTCATGGTGTGGGTAAATCAGAGCTGATAAAACTATGGCGCGTTTACACAGATAAGAACGTAGTATGTAAATTTAACTTCTCCTGA